From Mycolicibacterium nivoides, a single genomic window includes:
- a CDS encoding sigma-70 family RNA polymerase sigma factor, whose translation MDDPEAAMMRVLYDEHAAALWRYALRLTGDRARAEDVVQETLLRAWRHPDVTADTDRSARAWLFTVARNMIIDERRSARFRNETGVPDPEQVADHAGTVATPDQVDNALDRILLSTALSQLSDEHRAVVRRAYYQGWTTGQIADDLQIPEGTVKSRLHYAVRALRLNLQEMGVTR comes from the coding sequence ATGGATGATCCGGAGGCCGCCATGATGCGGGTGCTCTACGACGAGCATGCTGCCGCGCTTTGGCGCTACGCGCTTCGGCTCACGGGCGACCGTGCCCGCGCCGAGGACGTGGTGCAGGAGACACTGCTGCGTGCATGGCGTCACCCTGACGTCACAGCCGACACCGATCGATCAGCACGCGCCTGGTTGTTCACCGTGGCCCGCAATATGATCATCGATGAACGTCGGAGTGCCCGGTTCCGAAACGAAACCGGTGTACCCGACCCGGAACAGGTGGCAGACCATGCCGGGACTGTTGCAACTCCCGACCAAGTGGACAACGCGTTGGATCGAATCTTGCTGAGCACGGCGCTGAGCCAACTTTCCGACGAACACCGGGCCGTGGTCCGCCGGGCGTACTACCAGGGCTGGACCACTGGGCAGATTGCCGACGACCTGCAGATACCTGAGGGCACCGTGAAATCACGGCTGCACTACGCGGTACGTGCGTTACGACTGAACCTGCAAGAGATGGGGGTGACACGATGA
- the map gene encoding type I methionyl aminopeptidase has product MIRLPGLRKRKVVAQRSAGELDAMAVAGALVASALRAVRAAAAPGMSTLELDQIAESVIRDGGGTPSFLGYHGFPASICASVNDRVVHGIPSAGEKLAAGDLVSIDCGAIVDGWHGDSAVTFGIGALIAADEALSAATKSAMEAGIAAMLPGNRLTDVSHAIEVETHAAEARHDRKYGIVDGYGGHGIGRQMHMDPFLPNEGSPGRGPYLEPGSVLAIEPMLTLGTTETKILDDDWTVVTVDGTRAAHWEHTVAVTEDGPRILTQ; this is encoded by the coding sequence GTGATCAGATTGCCGGGGTTGCGCAAGCGCAAGGTCGTTGCGCAGCGCAGCGCCGGAGAGTTGGACGCGATGGCTGTGGCCGGGGCGCTGGTCGCCTCGGCGCTGCGCGCGGTGCGCGCCGCCGCCGCCCCGGGCATGTCCACACTCGAGCTGGATCAGATCGCCGAGTCCGTCATCCGTGACGGTGGTGGCACCCCGTCGTTCCTGGGCTACCACGGGTTCCCGGCCAGCATCTGCGCATCCGTCAATGACCGTGTGGTGCATGGCATTCCGTCGGCCGGCGAGAAACTGGCCGCCGGAGACCTGGTGTCCATCGACTGCGGCGCGATCGTCGACGGCTGGCACGGCGACTCTGCGGTCACCTTCGGGATCGGTGCGCTCATCGCGGCCGACGAAGCTCTTTCTGCGGCAACGAAATCGGCCATGGAGGCCGGCATCGCCGCGATGCTGCCGGGAAATCGGCTCACCGACGTCTCGCACGCGATCGAGGTCGAGACCCACGCCGCCGAGGCGCGTCACGACCGCAAGTACGGCATCGTCGACGGCTACGGCGGCCACGGCATCGGCCGGCAGATGCACATGGACCCGTTCCTGCCCAACGAGGGATCACCGGGGCGCGGCCCGTACCTGGAGCCCGGCTCGGTACTCGCCATCGAACCCATGCTCACCCTGGGTACCACCGAGACGAAGATCCTCGATGACGACTGGACCGTCGTCACCGTCGACGGGACCCGCGCGGCGCACTGGGAGCACACCGTCGCCGTCACCGAAGACGGCCCGCGAATCCTCACCCAGTAA
- a CDS encoding adenylate kinase: MRVVLLGPPGAGKGTQAEKLSEKLGIPQISTGDLFRKNIGDGTPLGLEAKRYLDAGDLVPAELTNRLVEDRIDQADAADGFILDGYPRSVEQAGALKDMLAARNTKLDAVVEFQVSEDELLTRLKGRGRADDTDEVIRNRMKVYRDETEPLLEYYRDDLKTVDAVGALDEVFARALQALGK; encoded by the coding sequence GTGAGAGTCGTTCTACTCGGACCGCCCGGCGCGGGCAAAGGCACGCAGGCGGAAAAGCTGTCCGAGAAGCTCGGCATCCCGCAAATCTCCACCGGGGACCTGTTCCGCAAGAACATCGGTGACGGCACCCCGCTCGGCCTGGAGGCCAAGCGCTACCTGGACGCCGGTGACCTGGTGCCCGCCGAGCTGACGAACCGTCTGGTGGAGGACCGCATCGATCAGGCCGACGCCGCCGACGGGTTCATCCTGGACGGCTACCCCCGCTCGGTCGAGCAGGCCGGTGCCCTCAAGGACATGCTTGCCGCCCGCAACACCAAGCTCGACGCGGTGGTCGAGTTCCAGGTGTCCGAGGACGAGCTGCTGACCCGCCTGAAGGGCCGTGGCCGCGCCGACGACACCGACGAGGTCATCCGCAACCGCATGAAGGTCTACCGCGACGAGACCGAGCCGCTGCTGGAGTACTACCGCGACGACCTGAAGACCGTGGATGCGGTGGGCGCCCTCGACGAGGTGTTCGCCCGCGCGTTGCAGGCACTGGGTAAGTGA
- the secY gene encoding preprotein translocase subunit SecY produces the protein MLSAFISSLRTADLRRKILFTLGLVILYRAGASIPSPGVNYPNVQKCIEQVSGGDSAQIYSLINLFSGGALLQLTIFAVGVMPYITASIIVQLLVVVIPRFEQLQKEGQAGQAKMTQYTRYLSIALAILQATSIVALAANGGLLQGCSLDIIQDSSIFGLITIVLVMTAGAALVMWMGELVTERGIGNGMSLLIFAGIAARIPSEGQTILESRGGLVFTAVVAATLLIIVGVVFVEQGQRRIPVQYAKRMVGRKMYGGTSTYLPLKVNQAGVIPVIFASSLIYIPHLITQLIQSGSSNPGTGWWDKFVADYLTNPADPVYIAIYFGLIIFFTYFYVSITFNPDERADEMKKFGGFIPGIRPGKPTADYLRYVLSRITLPGSIYLGVIAVLPNVFLQIGNTGSVQNLPFGGTAVLIMIGVGLDTVKQIESQLMQRNYEGFLK, from the coding sequence GTGCTTTCGGCTTTCATCTCATCACTGCGGACGGCCGACCTCAGACGCAAGATCCTGTTCACGTTGGGCCTGGTGATCCTGTACCGGGCCGGCGCGTCGATCCCGTCTCCGGGGGTTAACTACCCGAACGTCCAGAAGTGCATCGAGCAGGTCAGCGGCGGCGATTCGGCGCAGATCTACTCATTGATCAACTTGTTCTCAGGCGGCGCACTGCTGCAGCTGACGATCTTCGCGGTGGGCGTCATGCCCTACATCACCGCCAGCATCATCGTGCAGCTGTTGGTCGTGGTGATCCCACGCTTCGAGCAACTGCAGAAGGAAGGCCAGGCCGGTCAGGCCAAGATGACGCAGTACACGCGTTATCTGTCGATCGCGCTGGCCATCCTGCAGGCCACCAGCATCGTGGCGCTGGCCGCCAACGGCGGGCTGCTGCAGGGCTGCAGCCTCGACATCATCCAGGACAGCTCGATCTTCGGCCTCATCACCATCGTGCTGGTGATGACCGCGGGCGCAGCGCTGGTGATGTGGATGGGTGAGCTCGTCACCGAACGCGGTATCGGCAACGGCATGTCCCTGCTGATCTTCGCCGGCATCGCGGCCCGCATCCCGTCCGAAGGCCAGACCATCCTGGAGAGCCGCGGCGGCCTGGTGTTCACCGCGGTGGTCGCCGCGACGCTGCTCATCATCGTCGGCGTGGTGTTCGTCGAGCAGGGCCAGCGCCGCATCCCGGTGCAGTACGCCAAGCGCATGGTGGGCCGCAAGATGTACGGCGGCACCTCCACCTACCTGCCGCTCAAGGTCAACCAGGCCGGCGTCATCCCGGTGATCTTCGCGTCGTCGCTGATCTACATCCCGCACCTGATCACCCAGCTGATCCAGAGCGGCAGCTCGAACCCGGGCACGGGTTGGTGGGACAAGTTCGTCGCCGACTATCTGACGAATCCGGCGGATCCGGTCTATATCGCGATCTACTTCGGCCTGATCATCTTCTTCACGTACTTCTACGTGTCGATCACGTTCAACCCGGACGAGCGTGCCGACGAGATGAAGAAGTTCGGCGGATTCATCCCGGGCATCCGGCCCGGCAAGCCGACCGCGGACTACCTGCGGTACGTGCTCAGCCGGATCACCCTGCCCGGCTCGATCTACCTCGGTGTGATCGCCGTTCTGCCCAACGTGTTCCTGCAGATCGGGAACACCGGCTCGGTACAGAATCTGCCGTTCGGCGGAACCGCGGTTCTCATCATGATCGGTGTCGGTTTGGATACCGTCAAACAGATCGAGAGCCAGCTCATGCAACGCAACTACGAAGGGTTCCTGAAGTGA
- a CDS encoding class I SAM-dependent methyltransferase, with translation MARTADDSWDLASSVGATATMVAAARAMATNADDPVIDDPFAAPLVRAVGMDFFSKLADEDFTTEGLDEEAATGLIRFANGMAARTRFFDDFFLSACRAGIRQAVILAAGLDSRAYRLPWPDGTVVYEVDQPEVIEFKSATLAALGAVPTTERRTVAIDLRFDWPAALTEAGFDPSAPTAWIAEGLLGYLPGDAQDRLLDQITALSAPGSRFGVEGVPATESNDEETIRARMQEFTDRWRAHGLDMDLNELIFLGDRADVTTYLEGHSWQTTGISSNDLLIRTGLPPVEDEAHAASVLYIAAEK, from the coding sequence ATGGCCCGGACTGCTGACGACTCGTGGGATCTCGCCTCCAGCGTCGGTGCCACGGCGACGATGGTCGCGGCAGCGCGCGCGATGGCCACGAACGCCGATGATCCGGTGATCGACGACCCCTTCGCCGCTCCCCTGGTTCGCGCCGTGGGGATGGATTTCTTCAGCAAGCTCGCCGACGAGGACTTCACCACCGAAGGTCTCGACGAAGAGGCGGCGACCGGCCTGATCCGTTTCGCCAACGGCATGGCCGCCCGAACCCGCTTCTTCGACGACTTCTTCCTGAGCGCCTGCCGCGCCGGCATCCGGCAGGCGGTCATCCTGGCGGCCGGGTTGGACTCACGGGCCTACCGGCTGCCGTGGCCCGACGGCACCGTCGTCTACGAGGTCGATCAGCCCGAGGTGATCGAGTTCAAGAGCGCCACCCTGGCCGCTCTGGGCGCGGTACCGACGACCGAGCGCCGGACGGTGGCCATCGACCTGCGCTTCGACTGGCCCGCCGCGCTGACCGAGGCGGGGTTCGACCCGTCGGCTCCGACGGCGTGGATCGCCGAGGGGTTGCTGGGTTACCTACCTGGGGATGCCCAGGACCGTTTGCTCGACCAGATCACCGCGCTGAGCGCGCCGGGAAGCCGCTTCGGTGTCGAGGGCGTGCCCGCGACCGAGTCCAACGACGAGGAGACCATCCGGGCCCGGATGCAGGAGTTCACCGACCGCTGGCGGGCACACGGCCTCGATATGGACCTCAACGAGCTGATCTTTCTCGGCGACCGTGCCGACGTGACGACGTATCTGGAAGGCCACTCGTGGCAGACCACCGGCATCTCGTCGAACGATCTGCTGATCCGCACCGGCCTGCCGCCGGTCGAGGATGAGGCCCACGCGGCATCGGTGCTCTACATCGCCGCCGAGAAATAG
- a CDS encoding class I SAM-dependent methyltransferase, with the protein MARTDGDNWDLATSVGATATGVAASRALATKQPDPLINDPFADALVRAVGLEHSIRLADGEVCVEGDLMLDRQRMCEQIAVRTRFFDDFFLAAADAGIRQAVILASGLDTRAYRLAWPDGSVVFEVDQPAVLEFKTRTLTDLGAAPAAELHTVPVDLRDDWPAALRDNGFDPQLPTAWIAEGLLIYLPPEAQDRLFDNITALSAPGSRLATEHMDAALLTEKWSERVSEWSKKVGSDVDLMDLFYSGERTSARDHLTASGWDATVQPTRAAYESHGFPYPEELDDLAGDSGYLSATLKTPN; encoded by the coding sequence ATGGCACGCACCGACGGAGACAACTGGGATCTGGCTACGAGTGTCGGGGCGACCGCGACCGGTGTCGCGGCCTCCCGCGCGCTGGCCACCAAGCAACCCGACCCGCTCATCAATGACCCGTTCGCCGACGCGCTGGTGCGCGCGGTGGGTCTCGAACACAGCATCCGGCTCGCCGACGGCGAGGTGTGCGTCGAGGGCGACCTGATGCTCGACAGGCAGCGGATGTGCGAACAGATCGCCGTCCGCACCCGGTTTTTCGACGACTTCTTTCTCGCGGCCGCGGACGCCGGGATCCGCCAGGCGGTGATCCTGGCGTCCGGCCTGGACACCCGCGCCTACCGGCTGGCCTGGCCTGACGGCAGCGTGGTGTTCGAGGTGGACCAGCCGGCGGTGCTGGAGTTCAAGACCCGCACGCTGACCGACCTCGGGGCGGCGCCGGCCGCCGAGCTGCACACCGTGCCGGTCGATCTGCGCGACGACTGGCCGGCAGCCCTGCGTGACAACGGTTTCGATCCGCAGCTCCCGACGGCCTGGATTGCCGAAGGTCTGCTGATCTACCTGCCGCCGGAAGCCCAGGACCGGCTGTTCGACAACATCACCGCGCTCAGCGCACCGGGCAGCCGGCTGGCCACCGAACACATGGACGCCGCCTTGCTCACGGAGAAGTGGTCCGAGCGGGTCAGCGAATGGTCCAAGAAGGTCGGGTCCGATGTGGATCTGATGGACCTGTTCTACTCGGGTGAGCGGACATCGGCCCGCGATCACCTCACCGCCTCGGGCTGGGACGCCACTGTGCAACCCACCCGGGCGGCCTACGAGTCGCACGGTTTCCCCTATCCCGAGGAGCTCGACGATCTCGCGGGCGATTCTGGTTACCTGTCAGCGACACTGAAGACACCGAACTAG
- a CDS encoding class I SAM-dependent methyltransferase: MARTDGDSWDLASSVGATATLVATGRAIASRDVHGLIDDPFAAPLVRAVGIEVFTKMVDGELDLATLTAFAPDAADRARANIDEMAVRTRFFDDFFIAAGKAGVRQAVILASGLDSRAYRLPWPEGTVVYEIDQPEVIEFKTRTLADLGAAPTAERRTVPIDLREDWPAALKAAGFDPAAPTAWCAEGLLIYLPPEAQDRLFDNIAALSAPGSAVATEFVPGLKDFDPEKARAATAAFSQMGLNMDMPSLIYHGERHSAADYLSAKGWQMTGVVRSELFVRHGLPVPDRDENDPMGEIVYISGTLS; encoded by the coding sequence ATGGCACGCACCGATGGCGACAGCTGGGATCTGGCCTCCAGCGTCGGCGCAACGGCAACGTTGGTGGCGACCGGGCGGGCGATCGCCAGCCGGGATGTGCACGGGCTGATCGACGATCCGTTCGCCGCGCCGTTGGTCCGCGCGGTGGGCATCGAGGTGTTCACCAAGATGGTCGACGGTGAGCTGGACCTGGCTACTCTGACCGCCTTCGCACCCGACGCCGCCGACCGGGCCCGCGCCAACATCGACGAGATGGCCGTGCGCACACGGTTCTTCGACGACTTCTTCATCGCCGCAGGCAAGGCAGGCGTCCGGCAGGCGGTGATCCTGGCCTCCGGTCTGGACTCCCGCGCCTACCGGCTGCCCTGGCCCGAGGGCACCGTGGTCTACGAGATCGACCAGCCCGAGGTGATCGAGTTCAAGACCCGCACGCTCGCGGACCTGGGGGCGGCACCGACGGCCGAACGACGGACGGTACCGATCGACCTGCGTGAAGACTGGCCTGCCGCCCTGAAGGCAGCGGGATTCGATCCGGCCGCGCCGACCGCGTGGTGTGCCGAGGGTCTGCTGATCTACCTGCCGCCGGAGGCGCAGGACCGGCTGTTCGACAACATCGCCGCACTGAGCGCACCGGGCAGCGCGGTGGCCACCGAGTTCGTACCCGGGCTCAAGGATTTCGACCCGGAGAAGGCCCGCGCCGCCACCGCGGCGTTCAGCCAGATGGGGTTGAACATGGACATGCCTTCGCTGATCTACCACGGCGAAAGGCATTCGGCCGCTGACTATTTGAGCGCCAAGGGCTGGCAGATGACCGGCGTGGTCCGGTCGGAGCTGTTCGTCCGCCACGGCCTGCCGGTTCCCGACCGCGACGAGAACGACCCAATGGGCGAAATCGTCTACATCAGCGGCACTCTGAGCTGA